Part of the Pseudomonadota bacterium genome is shown below.
CGCCCAGGCCTGGGCTGCGGAACTGTCGCAGAGGGCGCCGCTGTCGCTGACCGCCACCAAGCGGGCCATGCGCCTGTCGATGCACGCCAGCTATGATGATGTCTATAGACTTGAGGCCCTGCTGCAGGGCCACTGTGCCGCCAGTGAGGATGCCGCCGAAGGCGTGCAGGCGTTCCTCGACAAGCGGCCCCCGCAATTCCAAGGAAAGTAGCTATGCCGACCCAAGGTCGAACGATATTTGAAGAAGAGCACGAGATGTTCCGCGACGCCACGCGCCGCTTTCTGCAGGCGGAGGTGGAACCGCACCGCGACCGCTGGGCGGAGCAGGGGGCCGTCGACCCGGAGATTTATCATAAGGCCGGCGAACAGGGCCTGCTGTGTATGTGGGTTGATGAGCAGTACGGGGGCCCTGGGATCCAAGATTTCCGGTACGACCAGATCTTCGACGAGGAGAACTGCCGCTACGGCGACACCGGGCTGTTTATCTCCTTGCACAACCGAATTGTCGCCCCCTATCTCGGAGAGCTCGGCAGCGAGGAGCAGAAAACCCGGTATCTGCCTGGCTGCGTGAGCGGTGAGACCATCCTCGGCATCGCCATGACGGAGCCTGGCGCCGGCAGCGACGTGGCGGGCATGAAGACCCGCGCTGAGGACAAAGGTGATCACTACCTGCTCAACGGTTCCAAGACCTACATCTCCAACGGCATTATCGGCAACCTGTTTATGGTGGCCGCGAAAACCGGCGCGCCGGATAGTCGCCAGCTGGGCCTGTTCCTGGTTGAGGGCGACACGCCCGGCTTCAAGCGAGGCCGCAATCTGGCGAAGATGGGACTGAAAAGCCAGGACACGGCGGAGCTTTTCTTCGATAACGTGGAAGTGCCGAAGACCAACGTGCTCGGTGACCCCACCCGGGGCTTCTACAACCTGATGAAGTTCCTGGCGGAAGAGCGCCTGATGAACGCCGTCGGCAACCTGGCGATGGCCGACGCGGCACTCGATCTGACGTTAGACTTTGCGCGGGAGCGCAAGGTTTTTGGCCAGACCGTGGCAGATTTTCAGGTCAACCGGTTTAAGTTCGCCGACATGCGCACCGGAATCGACGTGGCGCAGATGTTTGTCGACCACTGCGTGATGGCGCACAATCGAGGTGAGCTTACGCCGGAGACGGCGGCCCAGGCGAAGCTGTTTACCAGCGAGCTGCTGGGACGCACCGTCGATGAGTGCGTCCAGCTGCACGGCGGGGCCGGTTTTATGGACGAATACCGGATTTCCCGTCTCTATCGCGATGCCAGGATCGCCCGCATCTACGCCGGATCTTCCGAGGTCATGCGGGAAATTGTGGCCCGATCCATGGGTCTGGATCCGCGCAAAAAAGCGGCCTGACGGCCCGCTCTACTAGGAGATTTCATGAAAGCTGTATGGAACGATACCGTCCTCGCCGAATCGCCCGACACCGTGGTGGTTGAGGGCAACCACTACTTTCCACCCGAGTCGCTCAACATGGATTATTTTGAGGATTCCGTAACCACCAGCGTTTGCCCCTGGAAAGGCACCGCCAGCTACTACTCGGTTAAGGTCGAGGGTCAATCGAATCCGGACGCGGCCTGGTACTACCCCGAAACCAAGTCAGCGGCCGACAACATCCGCGGCCGGGTAGCCTTCTGGAAAGGGGTTCAGGTCTCCGACAGTTGACCTTCCGTTGACCCGGCGGCGCAGATAATTCCGGCTTTCGTAAGTTACGCCGCCGGTATCCATGTTTCTGAAGCGCCTGCTAAAGTTTCTTCACACCGCCAGCGCGGTCGGCCTGGCCGGCGGCCTGGCGGCTTACATGATTATCCTGGCCTACGGGCCGACACCCGAATCGCTGCCTGAGTACACGGCGCTGCGCCAGGCGCTCGCCGTGGTTTCCAAGTGGCTGCTGATGCCGTCGATGGTGGGGGTCCTGGTGACGGGCCTGCTGGCCATGGCGGCGCACTATCCCTATATGGAAGCCCCCTGGGTTTGGGCAAAAGCGGTGTCGGGCATCCTGGTGTTTGAGGCGACGCTCGGCAGTATCGACGCGCCGGCGCAGCGGGCTGCTGCAACCACGGCGAAGGCGATGGCCGGAGAGATTGACGCCGCTGAGGTAGCCGCGCTGATGCACAACGAGTGGGGTGCCTGGTGGATGGTGCTGGCGCTGTCAGCGGCAAACGTCGCCCTGGCGATCTGGCGCCCGCGGTTCGGCGTTTCGCGGGGCAAAAGGCTCAGCGCGAAAGGCTAAAGGCTAGTGGGCCGGTTTCGTCGCGTTAGCAGCGACGAGGGTCGGCGCTCCTGCGCCGTCTTGAACAGGCTGAAGGTCTTCTTAACGTAGTTGGTCACGCTGTCGATGCCGTCGACATATTCTTTCAGCTCGGGTGTCCACTGAGCTTCGACCACCCGCGAACTCATGGCGGGGTCACTCCCTTCCAGACGAATGTAGAACCACGGCTCACCGCGCTTTAGCGTCAGCGGCTGATCGATGTCGTGCCACTCAAAGGCCCACATGAGGCGCCGTGGCCAGACGTCGAGCTGAAACCGCCCGCTGATGACGAGGCCCGGCCAGCGCGAGCCCTTGTAGTCGTGAATTGGCCCCGACTCCTCTAAGAAGCAGTAGTCGTCGGCCACGAAACGATAGGGCGTGACAATCTGAAAGATCGGCCGTTTGGGATGACGCCACTGGTCCGGCGGCATCGGCACAATCATCTCGTCCAGAAACTTGAGA
Proteins encoded:
- a CDS encoding acyl-CoA dehydrogenase family protein; this translates as MPTQGRTIFEEEHEMFRDATRRFLQAEVEPHRDRWAEQGAVDPEIYHKAGEQGLLCMWVDEQYGGPGIQDFRYDQIFDEENCRYGDTGLFISLHNRIVAPYLGELGSEEQKTRYLPGCVSGETILGIAMTEPGAGSDVAGMKTRAEDKGDHYLLNGSKTYISNGIIGNLFMVAAKTGAPDSRQLGLFLVEGDTPGFKRGRNLAKMGLKSQDTAELFFDNVEVPKTNVLGDPTRGFYNLMKFLAEERLMNAVGNLAMADAALDLTLDFARERKVFGQTVADFQVNRFKFADMRTGIDVAQMFVDHCVMAHNRGELTPETAAQAKLFTSELLGRTVDECVQLHGGAGFMDEYRISRLYRDARIARIYAGSSEVMREIVARSMGLDPRKKAA
- a CDS encoding DUF427 domain-containing protein, whose product is MKAVWNDTVLAESPDTVVVEGNHYFPPESLNMDYFEDSVTTSVCPWKGTASYYSVKVEGQSNPDAAWYYPETKSAADNIRGRVAFWKGVQVSDS